One Malania oleifera isolate guangnan ecotype guangnan chromosome 10, ASM2987363v1, whole genome shotgun sequence genomic region harbors:
- the LOC131166682 gene encoding uncharacterized protein LOC131166682, whose amino-acid sequence MLAANLVFLDMHEFDMILEMDWLAAYYASIDCHKKEVVFRLPGEQEYRYVGTCMHSSPQMLSTIQVRRLLLEGCQGYLAYVNEALEGELKLEDISIVRDFPEVFLEDLPRLPPDREVEFAIDLLPGMVPFSKMYLERFGVELVEGNHQALIVNLDDQGAKFNISNYGALRFRTRLCVPADSEITKIILEEAH is encoded by the exons ATGCTGGCTGCTAATCTGGTGTTCCtagatatgcatgagtttgacATGATTCTGgaaatggattggttagcagcctattatgccagtattgactgccatAAGAAAGAGGTAGTCTTCAGACTTCCAGGGGAGCAAGAGTACCGATATGTGGGGACGTGCATGCACTCCTCACCGCAGATGTTATCAACAATACAGGTGAGAAGATTGCTTCTAGAGGGATGTCAGGGGTATCTAGCCTATGTGAATGAGGCACTAGAAGGGGAATTAAAATTGGAGGATAtctcgatagtgagggattttcctgaggTGTTTCTAGAGGATTTGCcgagattgcctcctgatcgagAAGTTGAGTTTGCAATTGATTTACTTCCGGGGATGGTGCCGTTCTCTAAG ATGTATTTGGAAAGgtttggtgtggagttggtagagggaaatcaccaGGCACTCATTGTTAATCTG gatGATCAAGGAGCAAAGTTTAATATCTCAAATTATGGAGCTTTGAGATTCCGTACCAGACTTTGTGTGCCTGCAGATTCTGAAATTACAAAGATTATCCTAGAGGAAGCGCATtga